The Methanohalophilus levihalophilus genome has a segment encoding these proteins:
- a CDS encoding ATP-binding protein, which yields MPFRIDWGALNQRDYSTMHLAVSDNNVVSLLSPLYTRDEIYEISSVLMSPHSFNEYLYDTSATIIYDEETNTKEILDLFKREIKQYGYDFKSTHRSLRLSHTEDNDLYIISIQGNEFKLSSTAFLDPDEMKTHIPRFLEILELLINCGYEAGGGEQDLAILPVPMREPDLKPQSLASERRTSSGEESKRFEVIEREFLDVDFSDIGGCEEAKKQLSLIDLGIRHPEIYEVYGAELPHGILLYGPPGTGKTMLAKASAKELDANFYSINGADILSKWYGESEKNLRELFEKAKSSTPSVIFIDEIDALMPQRDTSHEVTVRIVSLLLQEMDGIRSSKGMIIMGATNRLNHIDPAFLRPGRFDLKLEIPLPDDKALEDIYRIHLKGRNTVEDIDYKRLAKVSKDLSGADVKGVVNACVFSKIVKIRNKMPEIITRDSVNEITIEQITTEDMLRSIEQYKKELKSLVFPPGENGMYA from the coding sequence ATGCCATTCAGAATAGATTGGGGAGCTTTAAACCAGAGGGACTACAGCACTATGCACCTGGCGGTTTCCGATAACAATGTTGTTTCCCTGCTGTCACCGTTGTACACGCGGGATGAGATATATGAAATCTCCTCCGTCCTCATGTCGCCACATTCATTTAATGAATATCTTTACGACACTTCTGCCACTATAATATATGACGAAGAGACAAATACCAAAGAAATCCTTGACCTTTTCAAGCGTGAAATTAAACAGTATGGATACGACTTCAAGAGCACGCACAGGAGTTTGCGCCTGAGCCATACTGAAGACAACGATTTGTATATTATAAGCATTCAGGGAAATGAATTCAAGTTATCTTCAACGGCATTTCTCGATCCTGATGAAATGAAAACTCATATCCCCAGATTTCTTGAAATCCTTGAATTACTGATCAATTGCGGCTACGAGGCAGGAGGTGGAGAACAGGATCTGGCCATTCTTCCTGTGCCAATGAGAGAACCGGATCTAAAGCCACAATCACTTGCTTCCGAAAGAAGAACTTCTTCCGGGGAAGAAAGCAAGCGTTTTGAAGTAATAGAAAGAGAGTTCCTTGACGTGGATTTCAGTGATATCGGAGGTTGTGAGGAAGCAAAAAAACAACTTTCACTCATTGATCTCGGAATCAGGCATCCTGAAATATACGAAGTGTACGGGGCAGAATTGCCACACGGAATATTGCTTTACGGACCCCCGGGAACTGGTAAGACCATGCTTGCAAAAGCTTCTGCCAAGGAGCTTGACGCCAATTTTTATTCCATAAACGGCGCTGATATTCTTTCAAAATGGTACGGAGAGTCGGAAAAGAATCTCAGGGAGCTTTTTGAGAAAGCTAAAAGCAGTACCCCATCGGTGATCTTTATTGATGAGATTGATGCTTTAATGCCACAAAGGGACACATCCCATGAGGTCACGGTCAGAATAGTATCCCTTCTGCTTCAGGAAATGGACGGCATACGCAGTTCAAAAGGCATGATAATTATGGGAGCTACCAACAGGCTTAACCATATAGATCCTGCATTCCTGAGGCCAGGAAGATTCGATCTTAAACTGGAAATCCCACTGCCTGACGATAAAGCTCTGGAAGATATATACAGGATACATCTGAAAGGACGCAATACTGTAGAAGATATCGACTACAAGAGGCTGGCAAAAGTGAGTAAGGATTTGAGCGGAGCGGATGTAAAGGGTGTTGTAAATGCCTGTGTATTCAGTAAAATAGTGAAAATCAGAAACAAGATGCCTGAAATAATAACCCGGGATTCAGTGAATGAAATAACTATTGAACAAATAACTACAGAAGACATGCTCAGAAGCATTGAACAATACAAGAAGGAATTAAAGTCTCTTGTATTCCCTCCAGGCGAAAACGGCATGTATGCCTGA
- a CDS encoding FKBP-type peptidyl-prolyl cis-trans isomerase, which produces MRKSLLVLLLAATIFVSGCTGTEESVEVAEVGDYVLVDYTGELEDGTVFDTSIGRQPLGFTVGAGQMIAGFDNGVVGMAVGESKILTIPPEEAYGTYLEVQTIPIQNLPDPNGTYVEGGQLMTAYGNLTIVNVTESEITVDVQRLNHPLAGETLIFNVTLVSIGEEE; this is translated from the coding sequence ATGAGGAAAAGTTTATTGGTTTTGTTACTTGCAGCCACTATTTTTGTAAGCGGTTGCACAGGTACGGAAGAATCAGTTGAAGTAGCTGAAGTGGGGGACTATGTTCTTGTGGATTACACGGGTGAACTCGAAGATGGAACGGTTTTTGATACTTCCATCGGTCGCCAGCCACTCGGTTTTACTGTAGGGGCAGGCCAGATGATAGCCGGTTTCGATAATGGTGTCGTAGGCATGGCAGTGGGTGAAAGCAAGATACTGACCATTCCACCTGAAGAAGCATATGGTACTTATCTGGAAGTGCAGACTATTCCAATTCAAAATCTGCCAGATCCAAATGGGACATACGTAGAAGGGGGTCAATTGATGACTGCCTACGGGAATCTCACAATTGTCAATGTAACGGAGTCAGAAATAACGGTTGATGTTCAACGCCTCAATCATCCTCTGGCAGGTGAGACATTGATCTTCAATGTAACTCTTGTTTCAATTGGTGAAGAAGAATAA
- a CDS encoding DNA polymerase II large subunit gives MGETVASKTMTDYFETLESTLQKEIEIANKARESGKDPKPHVEIPIAKDLADRVENLMGVEGVADKIRELEVDLSREEAALALGRAIAEGEVGNFDTKEQAIESAIRTSVAMLTEGVVAAPIEGIDRVEISDNDDGTQFIRIYYAGPIRSAGGTAQALSVLVGDYVRRGVGIDRYKPRKEEVERYVEEILMYRRVATLQYMPSEAEIRLIVENCPICIDGEPTEQEEVEGYRNLDRVGTNRLRGGMALVLAEGLALKAPKIMKHVNKLGIDGWNWLEKFMASTTPSDDEGKEETKGIKPKDKYMRDLIAGRPVFSHPSRPGGFRLRYGRSRNTSFAAAGISPAGMVIMDSFIVAGTQLKVERPGKAAGMAPVDSIEGPTVRLFSGDVLRIDDEETAIELHSQVESIIDIGEILINYGDFLENNHPLIPSSYCYEWWVQEYEKILGEKTENDLSNISQEKALELCQNHGVPLHPSFTYLWHDIEMEEFIQLANCIVENSEISDNKESLYIPYTKCCDGVSKTILEKLLVQHTIEDDRICINDPLPLIHCLGLTENLKKRWETIEETGALDAVNKLSGWTVRARAPIRIGARMGRPEKANRRKMSPAPHVLFPIGEAGGNTRKLTNAVDYKEMANGKPGDIKVEIGNRICPSCGMETHEFRCECGTHTVPKLFCPRCGLSINKEVCPKCGATTTCTTKRNIDFKQIYQKAFERLGERDNLEVFKGVKRMMSKNMSPEPLEKGILRAKHDLFTFKDGTVRYDMSDIPLTHIRASELGIPVSKLQELGYSEDIHGNPLEKDEQVVCLRVQDLVVSYDCGEYILNTTRFIDDLLVKYYHQEPYYNAKTLEDIVGVLLIGLAPHTSAGVLGRLVGFTKASVGYAHPFFHAAKRRNCDGDEDCVMLLMDGLLNFSREFLPDKRGGQMDAPLVLTSRIDPKEVDKEAHNIDVAASYPLEFYEATQDFTNPKDLEDIMDLVGNRLGTPEQYDNFMFTHDTTDIAAGPQKSAYKTLGSMVEKMDAQLSLGNKIRAVDVGNVAERVLVSHFLPDMFGNLRAFSRQGTRCVKCGGKFRRPPLTGTCPFCGGRVILTVHEGAVRKYLEVSMRVAEKYNVSDYTRQRIELVGKDIDSLFSNDRSKQMGLADFM, from the coding sequence ATGGGAGAAACTGTAGCCAGCAAAACGATGACAGACTATTTTGAGACACTGGAATCGACCCTGCAAAAAGAAATTGAAATTGCGAATAAAGCCCGTGAATCCGGGAAAGATCCTAAACCACATGTAGAAATTCCCATTGCAAAGGATCTGGCGGACAGGGTGGAAAACCTCATGGGTGTTGAGGGTGTTGCCGACAAGATTCGTGAGCTTGAAGTTGACCTGTCAAGGGAAGAAGCTGCGCTTGCACTTGGCAGGGCAATTGCCGAAGGAGAAGTTGGAAATTTTGACACCAAGGAGCAAGCTATTGAAAGCGCTATCCGCACATCTGTTGCAATGCTTACAGAAGGTGTCGTTGCTGCACCCATTGAAGGTATTGACAGGGTAGAAATATCCGACAACGATGACGGAACCCAATTTATAAGAATTTATTATGCAGGACCTATCCGAAGTGCCGGAGGTACCGCACAGGCCCTTTCAGTTCTAGTCGGCGATTATGTCCGAAGAGGCGTGGGAATTGACAGATACAAACCCCGCAAGGAAGAAGTGGAGAGATATGTGGAAGAAATCCTAATGTATCGCCGTGTTGCGACCTTGCAGTACATGCCATCTGAGGCCGAAATCAGGCTTATTGTTGAAAATTGTCCCATATGCATTGACGGGGAACCCACCGAGCAGGAGGAAGTCGAAGGTTATAGGAACCTTGACAGGGTAGGTACAAACCGCCTCAGGGGTGGAATGGCACTTGTTCTCGCGGAAGGGCTGGCCCTAAAAGCCCCGAAAATAATGAAACACGTAAACAAGCTCGGGATTGATGGCTGGAACTGGCTTGAGAAATTCATGGCTAGTACCACTCCTTCGGACGACGAGGGAAAAGAGGAAACGAAAGGCATCAAGCCAAAAGACAAGTACATGCGGGATCTGATTGCAGGAAGACCCGTTTTTTCCCATCCCTCCAGACCGGGCGGTTTCAGGTTGCGTTACGGTCGTTCAAGAAATACTTCCTTTGCAGCAGCAGGCATCAGTCCCGCTGGCATGGTAATTATGGACAGTTTCATTGTCGCGGGAACCCAGCTGAAAGTTGAAAGACCGGGAAAAGCCGCAGGAATGGCACCAGTTGATTCAATTGAGGGTCCCACGGTAAGACTGTTTTCAGGTGACGTGCTTCGAATTGATGACGAGGAAACAGCCATTGAATTACATTCACAGGTAGAGTCTATAATAGACATCGGTGAAATCCTGATCAATTATGGCGATTTCCTTGAGAATAATCATCCTCTTATTCCTTCATCCTACTGCTACGAGTGGTGGGTGCAGGAATATGAAAAAATCCTTGGTGAAAAAACCGAAAATGATCTTTCAAACATTTCCCAGGAAAAAGCACTTGAACTATGCCAGAATCATGGCGTACCGCTACATCCTTCTTTCACATACCTGTGGCATGATATTGAAATGGAGGAATTTATCCAGCTTGCAAATTGCATTGTTGAAAATTCCGAAATAAGTGACAACAAGGAATCACTCTACATCCCCTACACCAAGTGTTGCGACGGTGTGTCAAAAACAATACTGGAAAAACTTCTGGTGCAGCACACAATCGAGGACGACAGAATCTGCATCAATGACCCACTACCTCTTATTCACTGCCTTGGCCTTACTGAAAACCTGAAAAAAAGATGGGAAACTATTGAAGAAACAGGGGCCCTTGATGCTGTTAACAAATTATCAGGATGGACGGTTCGTGCCAGAGCTCCGATAAGAATTGGGGCAAGGATGGGAAGACCTGAAAAAGCAAACCGCCGCAAAATGTCTCCTGCACCACATGTTCTTTTCCCTATCGGAGAAGCAGGAGGAAATACCCGAAAACTGACAAATGCTGTTGATTACAAAGAAATGGCAAACGGCAAACCCGGCGACATAAAAGTAGAAATCGGAAACCGCATATGCCCTTCATGTGGAATGGAAACCCATGAATTCAGATGTGAATGTGGAACCCACACCGTCCCAAAACTATTCTGCCCCAGATGCGGACTTTCGATTAACAAGGAAGTATGCCCCAAATGCGGGGCTACCACTACCTGCACAACAAAAAGGAATATCGATTTCAAACAGATATACCAGAAAGCCTTTGAAAGGCTGGGGGAAAGAGACAATCTTGAGGTTTTCAAGGGCGTCAAGCGAATGATGTCAAAAAACATGAGTCCCGAACCCCTTGAAAAGGGAATCCTTCGTGCCAAACATGATTTGTTCACTTTCAAGGACGGAACCGTAAGGTACGACATGTCGGACATACCCCTTACACACATAAGAGCGTCAGAATTGGGAATTCCTGTAAGTAAACTACAGGAGCTTGGATACTCAGAAGATATTCACGGAAATCCTCTGGAAAAAGATGAACAGGTTGTCTGCCTCAGGGTGCAGGACTTAGTAGTTTCCTATGACTGCGGGGAATACATCCTCAATACTACCCGATTCATTGATGATTTGCTTGTCAAATATTACCATCAGGAACCCTACTACAATGCAAAAACCCTTGAAGATATTGTCGGGGTTTTGCTAATTGGCCTGGCTCCCCACACTTCCGCCGGTGTGCTGGGAAGGCTTGTAGGATTTACAAAAGCTTCTGTCGGGTATGCCCATCCGTTTTTCCACGCTGCAAAAAGACGCAACTGTGATGGTGATGAGGACTGTGTCATGCTACTGATGGACGGACTGCTGAATTTTTCACGCGAGTTCCTTCCGGACAAACGTGGAGGGCAAATGGACGCCCCACTTGTGCTCACCAGTAGGATAGATCCGAAGGAAGTGGATAAGGAAGCCCATAATATTGATGTAGCTGCATCTTATCCTCTGGAGTTCTATGAAGCAACACAGGATTTTACAAATCCTAAAGACCTTGAAGACATCATGGATCTGGTAGGTAATCGCCTTGGAACCCCGGAACAATATGATAATTTCATGTTTACTCACGACACGACGGACATTGCAGCCGGACCACAAAAAAGCGCCTACAAAACCCTTGGAAGCATGGTGGAAAAAATGGATGCCCAGCTATCCCTCGGAAACAAGATACGTGCCGTAGATGTGGGAAACGTAGCGGAAAGAGTTCTTGTATCACACTTCCTGCCGGATATGTTCGGAAACCTTAGGGCATTTTCAAGACAGGGAACTCGCTGCGTCAAATGCGGGGGGAAATTCCGGAGACCACCTCTTACCGGAACCTGCCCATTCTGCGGTGGCAGGGTGATTCTCACTGTTCACGAAGGAGCAGTCAGGAAATATCTTGAAGTATCCATGAGGGTCGCTGAGAAGTACAATGTATCTGATTACACCCGACAAAGAATAGAACTGGTCGGAAAGGACATTGACTCACTCTTTAGCAACGACCGCTCAAAACAGATGGGACTTGCAGATTTTATGTAA
- the oadA gene encoding sodium-extruding oxaloacetate decarboxylase subunit alpha, translated as MKVKITETILRDAHQSLLATRMRTRTMLPIIEKLDEVGYYSLEMWGGATFDTCIRYLNEDPWERLRELKKHMNNTHAQMLLRGQNLVGYRHYSDDVVEKFVTKAYENGIDIFRIFDAVNDVRNMETSIRVAKKQGAHVQGTISYTISPVHTVEKYVAFANELAELGCDSICIKDMAGLLAPHEAYELISSLKKEVGLPVDLHCHCTSGMAPMSYMAACEAGVDILDTALSPLAGGTSQPPTESTVAALQRTKFDTGLDLKLLGEASAYFKEIKDEYKGILDPISEQVDTNVLVYQIPGGMLSNLVSQLKEQNALDKYDDVLEEMPRVREELGYPPLVTPTSQIVGTQAVLNVLMGERYKVVPKEVKDYVRGLYGRSPAPISEKMIATIIGDEQPITVRPADLLEPEYEKIKQEAEEMGIVSKEEDVLTYALYPAIAPKFLRGESEEEILAPVPAASTPAASAPVAIPTHFKVEVDNESFDVHVEPVGGAITVTESASQKPTAVASEGAVTSHMQGMVLSIDVVVGDAINEGDKICVIEAMKMENAIHSPHGGTVKEILVSEGDAVTSGEVLMVID; from the coding sequence ATGAAGGTCAAAATAACTGAAACAATTCTGAGGGACGCACACCAATCGCTTCTTGCAACGAGAATGCGAACAAGGACTATGCTTCCCATCATTGAAAAGTTGGATGAGGTTGGTTACTATTCCCTCGAAATGTGGGGAGGTGCAACATTTGACACTTGTATCAGATATCTCAACGAGGATCCATGGGAGCGTCTCAGGGAACTGAAAAAACACATGAACAACACCCATGCCCAGATGTTGTTACGGGGCCAGAACCTTGTAGGCTACAGGCATTATTCCGATGATGTCGTAGAAAAATTTGTTACCAAAGCCTATGAAAACGGTATTGATATTTTCCGCATATTTGATGCGGTAAACGATGTCAGAAACATGGAAACTTCCATTAGGGTAGCTAAAAAACAGGGTGCGCATGTTCAGGGTACTATCAGCTATACCATCAGTCCTGTCCACACTGTTGAGAAATACGTTGCATTTGCAAACGAACTTGCGGAATTGGGCTGTGATTCCATTTGTATTAAGGACATGGCCGGACTTCTTGCTCCTCATGAAGCCTATGAACTCATAAGCTCACTCAAGAAAGAGGTCGGCTTGCCGGTGGACTTGCACTGTCACTGTACTTCCGGCATGGCTCCGATGAGCTACATGGCAGCCTGTGAGGCTGGTGTTGATATTCTTGATACTGCTCTTTCACCCCTTGCAGGGGGAACTTCCCAGCCACCAACAGAGTCCACGGTTGCAGCTCTTCAAAGGACTAAATTCGACACAGGCCTTGATCTTAAACTGCTGGGTGAAGCATCTGCATATTTCAAGGAAATCAAGGACGAATACAAAGGAATACTTGATCCTATATCCGAGCAGGTTGACACTAACGTTCTGGTTTACCAGATTCCTGGAGGTATGCTCTCCAACCTTGTGTCCCAGCTGAAGGAGCAAAACGCTCTTGACAAGTATGATGATGTTCTTGAAGAGATGCCAAGGGTGCGTGAGGAACTTGGTTATCCTCCACTTGTAACTCCTACAAGCCAGATAGTAGGCACCCAGGCCGTACTCAATGTCCTAATGGGCGAGCGCTACAAGGTAGTTCCAAAGGAAGTAAAGGACTATGTACGTGGTCTTTATGGCCGGTCCCCGGCTCCAATCAGCGAAAAAATGATCGCGACTATTATCGGTGACGAACAGCCAATCACAGTAAGGCCAGCGGATCTTCTCGAGCCTGAATACGAAAAGATAAAGCAGGAAGCTGAAGAGATGGGAATCGTCAGCAAAGAAGAAGATGTTCTTACTTATGCTCTTTATCCAGCCATTGCTCCAAAATTCCTGCGTGGCGAATCTGAAGAAGAGATACTTGCACCGGTGCCAGCTGCATCCACTCCCGCAGCATCAGCTCCAGTGGCAATACCTACTCACTTTAAAGTTGAAGTTGACAACGAATCATTCGACGTTCATGTTGAACCCGTTGGAGGTGCCATTACAGTAACCGAAAGTGCTTCCCAGAAACCGACTGCGGTTGCTTCAGAAGGTGCTGTAACTAGCCACATGCAGGGAATGGTTCTTTCTATTGATGTGGTTGTGGGTGACGCCATTAATGAAGGAGACAAGATTTGTGTTATTGAAGCCATGAAAATGGAGAATGCAATTCACTCTCCACATGGTGGTACTGTCAAGGAAATCCTTGTTTCCGAGGGCGATGCAGTTACTTCCGGCGAAGTCTTGATGGTAATTGACTGA
- a CDS encoding biotin--[acetyl-CoA-carboxylase] ligase, which translates to MQNNILEVIRILKGANGQPVSGAEIGTSIGVSRTMIWKYVQALQKRGYSIESIPGSGYILRSEPDFLYPELITEGLDTDIIGTELVYYDKVQSTNDIAKQIGSEASDGTVVIAEIQDSGRGRRGCDWCSPEGGIWLSVILKLSMSPSHASRLTLMAGVAVAETLRKIGVNASLKWPNDVLVGGKKICGILTEMEAEAEIINYVVIGIGINANMDPESFPDDLKKTSTTIKYELGKEIDRVIFVQSLLSTLEQHYIKFNTGSFDEILQKWIDLSDTLGKQVCMVTPVKMYEGKAIGISEDGGLIVEMADGSKETLISGRCMYV; encoded by the coding sequence TTGCAAAACAATATTCTTGAAGTAATAAGGATACTGAAAGGTGCAAACGGACAACCTGTGTCGGGGGCGGAGATAGGGACTTCTATCGGTGTTTCCAGAACGATGATCTGGAAATATGTCCAGGCTCTCCAGAAGCGTGGATATTCCATAGAATCCATCCCCGGAAGCGGTTATATCTTGCGATCAGAGCCTGATTTTCTCTATCCTGAACTAATTACTGAGGGCCTTGATACTGATATAATCGGGACTGAATTAGTTTACTACGACAAAGTTCAATCAACCAATGATATTGCCAAACAAATCGGAAGCGAAGCTTCTGATGGAACGGTTGTAATAGCTGAAATCCAGGACAGTGGCCGGGGGCGCAGGGGTTGTGATTGGTGTTCTCCGGAAGGTGGAATTTGGCTTTCTGTAATCCTGAAACTTTCTATGTCGCCTTCACATGCCTCCCGATTAACACTCATGGCTGGTGTTGCTGTGGCAGAAACACTTCGCAAAATCGGGGTAAATGCTTCCCTGAAGTGGCCAAATGATGTATTGGTGGGTGGCAAGAAAATCTGTGGTATTTTGACTGAGATGGAAGCAGAAGCTGAGATTATTAATTATGTAGTTATCGGTATTGGGATCAATGCCAACATGGATCCTGAATCATTCCCGGATGATCTGAAAAAGACTTCCACGACCATCAAGTACGAGTTGGGAAAAGAGATAGACAGGGTGATTTTTGTTCAGTCCCTTCTTTCTACGCTTGAGCAACACTACATAAAATTCAACACTGGTTCATTTGATGAGATTCTGCAGAAATGGATAGACCTTTCTGATACTCTTGGAAAGCAGGTTTGTATGGTAACTCCTGTCAAAATGTATGAAGGAAAAGCAATCGGGATATCTGAAGATGGCGGTCTTATTGTTGAGATGGCGGATGGCTCTAAGGAAACTCTAATATCAGGTCGCTGCATGTATGTTTGA
- a CDS encoding acetyl-CoA carboxylase biotin carboxylase subunit, whose product MFSKVLVANRGEIAIRIMRACKELDVGTVAVYSEADSNALFTKYADEAYLIGPAPTSKSYLNMEAILEVAKKTGAEGIHPGFGFLSENTTFAKRCEEEGVTFIGPSSEVIEQMGSKIAAREAMIKAGVPVVPGDGKPIEDYEAAQKVADNLGYPLMIKASAGGGGIGMKVVYSDEELKNSISSIRSVAESAFGDSTVFIEKYMEEPRHIEIQILADSHGNCLYLSDRECSIQRRHQKLIEEAPSPIMTPELRAAMGGTAVKAAKSIGYENAGTVEFLYSKGDYYFLEVNTRLQVEHGITELVTGIDIVKEQLKVACGEELSFKQEDIKITGSAIECRINAEDPLNDFTPSPGKIRRYRSAGGPGVRVDSGVHMGYTITPFYDSMISKLQTWGRDRDEAIARMRRALFEYVVIGVKTNIPFHRAVMSHEEFLKGNLTTHFIDDYNILDIVAENAACHERECETLAEALDNNNKKIAAISAAVGSYINAAKSRDMENKDE is encoded by the coding sequence ATGTTCAGCAAGGTACTTGTTGCAAACAGAGGCGAAATAGCTATCAGGATTATGCGTGCCTGCAAGGAACTGGATGTTGGTACGGTTGCAGTTTATTCCGAGGCAGATAGCAATGCACTGTTTACAAAATATGCGGATGAGGCTTATTTGATTGGTCCTGCTCCAACTTCCAAGAGTTACCTCAATATGGAGGCAATTCTTGAAGTAGCGAAGAAAACCGGCGCAGAAGGAATTCATCCGGGATTTGGTTTCCTTTCGGAAAACACTACTTTTGCAAAAAGGTGTGAAGAGGAAGGAGTAACTTTCATAGGTCCTTCCAGTGAAGTCATAGAGCAAATGGGAAGCAAAATAGCTGCCCGTGAAGCCATGATTAAGGCCGGTGTTCCGGTCGTTCCGGGTGATGGCAAACCAATAGAAGATTATGAAGCTGCACAGAAAGTCGCAGATAATCTTGGTTATCCACTTATGATCAAAGCCTCCGCAGGTGGCGGTGGCATTGGTATGAAAGTAGTTTATTCCGATGAGGAATTGAAAAATTCGATTTCATCTATCAGATCAGTTGCAGAGTCTGCGTTTGGTGATTCAACTGTTTTCATTGAAAAATATATGGAAGAACCACGTCACATTGAAATCCAGATTCTTGCTGACAGCCATGGCAACTGCCTTTATCTTTCAGACAGGGAATGCTCCATTCAGCGAAGGCATCAGAAGCTCATTGAAGAAGCTCCATCTCCTATAATGACTCCGGAACTTCGGGCAGCAATGGGTGGCACTGCAGTCAAAGCCGCAAAATCCATTGGTTATGAAAACGCAGGAACCGTGGAATTCCTTTATTCAAAGGGTGATTACTATTTCCTTGAAGTTAACACACGTCTGCAGGTAGAACACGGTATCACCGAGCTTGTAACAGGCATTGATATCGTCAAGGAGCAGCTCAAAGTCGCATGCGGTGAGGAACTATCTTTCAAGCAGGAAGACATCAAGATAACCGGTTCAGCAATTGAATGCAGGATTAATGCCGAAGATCCGCTCAACGATTTTACTCCATCCCCCGGGAAAATACGCCGCTACAGATCTGCCGGCGGTCCGGGTGTCAGGGTTGACAGTGGGGTGCATATGGGCTATACCATTACGCCTTTCTATGATTCCATGATTTCCAAACTCCAGACCTGGGGAAGGGACAGGGATGAAGCCATTGCAAGGATGAGACGTGCTCTCTTTGAGTATGTTGTAATTGGTGTCAAAACCAACATTCCATTCCATCGGGCAGTAATGTCACATGAAGAATTCCTGAAGGGAAATCTCACAACACACTTCATTGATGACTATAATATCCTTGATATTGTAGCTGAAAACGCTGCATGCCACGAGAGGGAATGTGAAACCCTTGCTGAAGCACTTGACAACAATAACAAAAAGATTGCTGCTATCAGCGCTGCAGTTGGGTCCTACATTAATGCAGCCAAATCCCGGGATATGGAAAACAAGGATGAATGA
- a CDS encoding S-layer protein domain-containing protein, translating into MYAKVLAFFFIFIISLCSLSTNVAFAQELVLEDGSALNIRTGHTKQLHQNYSITVKFVNLDDNRVWLALQRNDEPLIDDILGENETLVYSRENTTILNITLKEIYFGSEGELVTFEPVFQYVDPEFPLDQSPDNGTVIPDNPQNNSTNTENPGSMPGFGITGTTLSLLAGIYLLRSRIKA; encoded by the coding sequence ATGTATGCAAAGGTCTTAGCTTTCTTTTTTATTTTTATAATTAGCCTTTGCTCACTATCTACGAATGTTGCTTTTGCGCAAGAGCTTGTCCTGGAAGATGGAAGTGCGCTAAACATCCGCACAGGCCATACGAAGCAGCTCCATCAGAATTATTCTATAACGGTAAAATTTGTCAATCTGGATGATAATAGGGTTTGGTTGGCACTCCAAAGAAATGACGAACCCTTAATAGATGATATTCTTGGGGAGAATGAAACGCTGGTTTATTCAAGGGAAAACACTACAATTCTGAATATAACTCTCAAAGAAATATATTTCGGCTCGGAAGGTGAGCTTGTTACTTTTGAACCGGTTTTCCAGTATGTGGATCCAGAGTTCCCCCTGGATCAAAGTCCAGATAATGGTACAGTTATTCCGGATAATCCACAAAACAATAGTACAAATACCGAAAATCCCGGGAGTATGCCGGGATTTGGAATTACAGGTACAACCCTCAGTCTTCTGGCAGGAATATACCTGTTAAGGAGTCGAATTAAAGCTTAA